DNA from Cyprinus carpio isolate SPL01 chromosome B3, ASM1834038v1, whole genome shotgun sequence:
TTATCCGCACCCCACTCGTGCCTCTCCAGCCACCGTGAGTATAAATGAAGGCGAGGACAATAGCGTGCCGTCGGCAGACAAAAAGGTATGACGACAGCAGGGGCGGGGCTTAATCGTCACTCATCGCCACTCACAGATTCCCCCCTCTTCCCACCACCGAAATGAATTTAAACGCATGGTGATCTCATTGCTCCGTTCCACATGCCAGAGAGCACAGTGATACTTCCAAGtccaaatttatttcattttcggTTTTATTCTATGAAGAAAAAGTCATCAGATTGACTAGTCAGAACAACATGCCATTTCAATGATGACACCTGTGAAGCTGACATCTAGCTTGTCAGTGGTGCTTGCTAAGGCTTTCACTGTGCTGTCATATTCATTGCTGAAAACATTCAAATTCAGTCATAACCATATTCATAATATCCATGAGAGACAGATGGCCTTGTGTTCAACATTTTCCTATATGCAGCAGCTTTCCAGTTTTGCTGCACATTTTGTTACAAAATTCTTTTATTTGAGAATTGAggcattttattgatttatcgTTTCATTGCATACTCGTCTTGTATGCCACGGCACGCAGAAACAGTTGTCGAGAGGCATACAGAGCTGTGCAAAAGTGTCTGGTCTGctgtatttttgcatgtttaaacacTGAATGTCATCAGATTTACAACCAAATCATTGGGATACATACCATTCAACAGgctgtaaaatgtgtgtgtgtgtgtgttatgttacGTTTCTTTAAATACTAGAAATAAATTAGTTATTAagttaatagaaattaatacttttattcagcaaggatgcattaaattaatcaaaagtaacagtaaatatatttatagtgttacaaaagatttccgattcaaataaaactgttttctattcatcgaagtttaaaaatatattcaaatagaaaatatttattttaaattgttatattactGCCTTACTGAtcataagagactactttcaaaaacatgaaaaaatctggCCTCAAAACTGTTGACTGTTGGTATGTgatttttcagcaaaaaaaaaaaacactttgttatCATGTCTATTGAACAGTTCTGCTTTTGATTCATTTGTCGGCGCACTACTTCACACTTGAATTATTGCACAACTGAAACCTTGAACAGATGACATGAAAATGAAAGACCAGAAACTTTGTTCCTCGTTTTACTACCAGACTATATGCTAACACAATCATACatacaataaaagtaatataaaatgtgCACAAACTCAGACAAAAGAGTTATTCACAGCACTGTATGCTTTCATGAAGCTGTCAGAATAACAATATTCATATGTAAAGACATTGCTAAATAATGCCATTTGTTGCACATTCGAGGaaattgtattcatttaaagtcaacatgaatttaAAACCCACATTTCAGGTCTGAAACATCTGCTTGTTATCATCCAGTCGACTCGTGACAATAAAATCAAGCCCTGTTCAACATTGTTTTCCACTTGAATATTTCTACTTGGATATTTTCACTTCAGAATGAACTAAAATGGGGTTAGTGAATGTAGTTTACTgttgactttaaatgaaatacacTATGCATGAGTGTGTGATTACAGTCTGCATGCAAAAGCATATGCACAGGTTTGCAGTTGGTTGTTTGTCTTAGGACATCTTTTAGCCTGGGCtctctgtctgagtgtgtgtgtggctgtgtgtgtgtcttatccCGGCAGCTGTCCTCTGGCCCTCAGGTGCAGTGGTTGTTGGATAATTATGAGACAGCGGAAGGGGTGAGTTTGCCCCGGTCTACTCTCTACTGCCACTACCTGCTGCACTGTCAGGAGCAAAAGCTGGAACCCGTCAACGCGGCATCCTTCGGAAAACTCATCCGCTCGGTGTTCATGGGTTTGAGGACCAGACGCCTGGGCACACGGTGAGAGAAAtcaggtcacatgacatgcacttttattttagtgaatcaaattcATTAGGAGAATTTGCCCCTCCCCCCAAAAACcctaaaatgaaatgtatttaagcACTATTTAACCTAAGTAAAGCAGATTGTCTgatgtttcatttattatatgtTCAAATCAGATCAACtgaatcaattaaaaatgttgGTTCATAAGAATGGTTCACTCACAAAAGTCACACTAAATTAATATGACATACGtgaccgttcaaaagtttgggttcagtaagacttaaaaagaaatttatgcttttattctgaaaggaattgatcaaaagtgacagtaaaaacacatttctattttaaataaacacttaaaaaataactttatattccaaagaatcctaaaaaaaaagtatcatgctctccacaaaaatattaaacagaaataaTGCCTTCCAAAATAATACTATAGGTTCTTGaggagcatattagaatgaagagAGTCACGCATATGTGTTTAGAAGCCTCCATGATCCTCGGGTTCAGGTCTCACAGGTGCTCTGAAGCTTTGGTGTGTTTGTTCCAGAGGGAATTCCAAATATCACTACTATGGACTGCGGATCAAAGCGAGCTCATCTCTGCTCCGTCTGATGGAGGACCAGCAACACCTGGCCATGAGGCAGCAGCCCTTCTCCCAGAAACAGAGGTGGATACATGTGCTCTCTTTCATATCTTGCTATCAGTCTCTCAGGTTCCTGTGTTTCTCAGTCTGGTTCTGTCTCCCTGAGCTGAAGCCGGTACAGAAGGTGGAGGGAATCACTAACGGAATGTCGTCAGGATCTggacagcaacagcagcagcagcagcagcagagctcgGGTCTGTCGGACATCAGCACCCAGGTCCAGCAGTACCAGCAGTTTCTAGGTGAGTCATGACATCAGTGTGAACCTTTAATGTCAGAAGCGTAAGCTGAAATGCATGCAAAAGCGGTGCTAATCCCGCTTCTAAGCTACAAATGTGAAACGTACCTTTACCCCGGGGTTTAAAGTGGAGTTTCGAATGACCCATAACCCAGGGTTAAATGTGTGAAAAGGCCTCACATGGATTTTTACAACAAATCATTATATTGTTTCTGTTATCATTGATGTTTAGATGCGTCCCGAGCTCTCCCGGAATTCCCTGATGTTGACCTGCAGGGTAGAGCTTTACCAGAGGGCATTGAGCTGGAACATCTTAAAAACTTTCAGTTGCTCTACAGGGAACACTGCGAAGTGagtcttctctcttcttctctgtttGAAACCAGAGATTGACTGTCGGCATCACAATGAATAtctgtgatattgattttttctgatgTTGTGTTTTTCTTCAGGCCATTCTGGATGTGATGGTCAACCTTCAGTTCCCTTTGGTGGAGACTCTTTGGAAAACGTTTTGGAGGTTCAGTGAAAGTCAGACAGGAGACTCAGCAACACTAGCTGTGTAAGTTTGCTTCTCAGCGCAACAAAATCCAACACTACATGTCAAGGTTTTCACAGTTTCCTGCTATCAGGAGGATTTTTATCAAGATGGTTCTCGGGTGGTCCTACTGAGCAAGGGTGGTATAGAGAAATATGAAACAATtgtcagaaaatataaaacaaatgtttttattaatgtaactgtttattgaacatttagacaaaatatgaaaatttaagaAATCTAAAAACAGCGGGGGGGGTTCTGTTTCACAGTTAGGGCCCTatgaattccattttattttgattttctccaaattctattttttcacattcattcacacagagacacgcaaaACATgaaggattcatatttaaatgtatttttgcggcttaatattcacCGACACTAATCCATATCGTGTTTTGATATAATAGTGCTGACCTACTTTTGATATATCCTTCCAAAATTtgccaaattctgtgacattctgcgttataacataaattaaattttatgactggattcctgGATTCCGTCCGTGTTGTccgcatcgcggaaatcatagggccctacacaATTGACATTAGATGAACTTCTGATAAACTGTAATGTTTAATAGTTGAGACCTttatataacagtatagcagactacttacacaaaatgtatataaatatcagttgtcactctaaaTCTTCCAATATGATGATATTTAAACACCTAGCTCTGTTGTGTTTAGTTTAACATTTAATGCAGtgcaacattcctcaaaagcctgatggattATATTTGGTACTCATGTTGTAACACCATTTTTCTAGAAAATGGTGTGTGGATAATCAAATAAACCTAAGtcgcttcagtccagtaagtgttcatcttgcaAAATTACTAACAATATGtaagttattcttatgtttactttataaaaacagatttcacagcaaaaagacatgtgTACCATGCCCTGAAGGTGGATGTTTTTAGAATGAGCCTaataaagtataaactatcagACAGACAACAGCTTGtagctgtttttttaaatcagtttatcaGAAGACAATCATGTTCAAAATTTAGAGACCGTATAAATGTGCATATCACATATGATGCAGTAGGCTTTGTAGGGTTAATGAATAATAAGACAAACTTTATCTGTTTTTAGGCATGACGAGTCTGAGAAGAGGCTGCCCAAGTCATGTTTGGTGCTGCTCTGTAAATATGATCCAGTGCTTCGCTGGAGTCGTGACTGCGACAACACACTGTACCAGGGCCTGGTGGAGATGCTCATCCCAGACGTTCTGAGACCTATTCCCAGTGAGTTCCGGCATGTTCTCTCAATACAGATTTACTTAATACTATGCAGCAGAATGTGCCAGAGCTGGTGGTGATCCATCAGATGAGTCACATTTTGCCAGGAGTGGCCTATTATTACTCACATTGACATTCGCCAATTTGGATGTGGGTCGACATTCAGGCTGCCGGGGCACCAATTACGGGGGAAGCATCCACTGCCACACAACATTTCTGAAGTATCTTAATTCTTTCTCCAGGTGCCTTAACACAAGCCATCCGAAACTTTGCGAAAAGTCTTGAGAGCTGGCTGACTAATGCCATGATGAACATTCCTGAAGAGATGGTTCGTGTGAAGGTCAGTGATCGCAACaaagtattaatatttagtaacgaatagctcacccagaaatgaaagtttgctgaaaatgtactcacccactgaacattcaagatgtagatgagtttgtttcttcatggagaaatgtagcatttcatcacttgcttaTCGGTGGATCCTCTGcggcgaatgggtgccgtcagaacgagagtcaaaacagctgataaaaacatcacaacacaacggtttccacaaaaatattaagctgcacagctgtttattgaacaataaatcaatgtattagaagaaggatcatgtgacactaaagactggagtaatgactgctgaaaattcagctttgtcatcgcaggaataaattacattttaaaaatagcaaaattattcataaaaaagaaaTCTCACTTCCCTaaattttgaacaatagtgtatgcCTTATTTGCTTTCatcactttttatgtttttacaatatatttgcatCATATCAGCGACCTTTCACTCTGGTATTTCCTACATTAGTCAACCACTACAGTCAATACCACAAAACTCCTGTTTTATGAATGACTAATGATCGTTAGTGCTGACAGGAAGATAAAATAATGTGCTTGTGACACATAGTCAGAAATGCAGTACTAAACTCAGGAGGGTTTAAAAGTGTTTGAAGACTTAAAAACTTTTCGTTTGGGAAAATGCAAAGGTCACGTCATCTGCattaaaacatttcctttttacTCTTTTAAATGATCTTTAATAGCAAAACAAAATCCCTAAATACTACAATACATTAAACATTggataattacattttagaatatcaaaggggtcatgacatggattttttttttattattattattttaatatgttcctttaGGGTTacttataatgatatatagttttttgcacaaaaaaaacaaataaatctgtggaaaaatgattattttcaactCTCATTCTGACCCTCTGTCTAAAAACAACCTGTTTTAAGGGGCTTCTCAGTAATCGGCCACTGTTATAATTGGCTAGCGTCACTGCATAGGAAACCGTATCAATGCCCCCTCGCTATTGCATgtgtgttttcaaaataaaatggtcatttccagacaaagcattatgaaataatTGACTTACGGTTTGTGATGCAGCTGCAGTCAGATCTAGTACTTCAcgcttcatctttcaacaaataTTTCTTTGTGAACTCTCCATGATTTTGTTACTGGTTTAGATGAAGTAATGATACGGTAATTCCTCTGTCTTTATACgggttttttttgtgaattatcgttgtctttttactttttttgggaTCCTTCTGATATCTGTACAAAGATGTGAATGAGCTTTTTAAACCAAACGCGTCGAAGCGAACGTTACATTTTGAAGAGGATGTTTTAAGCTGTGAAACTTGctggatgttttaatggtacaaagactgAAAGTGATTTCTATTTCTTATTGCCTCCTTTCTCTGTGAATTGGTCTTTGTTTAGGTGACGTCTGCAAGTGCGTTTGCTCAGACCCTGCGCAGGTACACCTCTCTAAACCACCTGGCCCAAGCAGCTCGTGCCGTACTGCAAAACACGGCACAGATCAACCAGATGCTCAGCGACCTCAACAGAGTGGATTTTGCCaatgtgcaggtgtgtgtgactgGACAAATCCCTCACATTCCCAGGCAGATTTTGAGGCTGAACACTGTACTTGAGGGCTGAACTAGAACTATCATCTGTGACCATCTGAGATGAACTCACTTTTTGCCATGCAAGAGGGAGTTTGTGGTCTGTCTAGCTGTCAGGGGAACGGAAACACAAGTGAGTGTTTAGCATAACATGCAGTTTGTTTCCTTGAAAGTCATTTAAAAAGGGTTTACGTTATCAGTAGTCATTTAGTCTATGATTTTATCAAAGGGACTTACGGTACACGTATTAAAGGGACAGGCgccccaaaaatggaaattctttcactgtttactcaccctcatgttgttcagacatgtatgattttttttactgaataacataaaagaagatatgtgacccaggaccacacaaccagtcataagggtcaatttttcgaaattgaggtttatacatcatctgaaagctgaataaataagctttccattgatgtatggtttattaggataggacaatatttggccgagatacaactatttgaaaatctggaatctgagggtgcaaaaaaaaaaatctaaatattgagaaaatcgcctttaaagttgtccaaatgaagttcttagcaatgcatattagtatcaaaaattaaattttgatatatttacggtaggaaatttacaaaatatcttcatggaacatgatctttacttaatatcctaatgatttttggcataaaaaaaaatctataattttgacccatacaatgtatttttggctattggtacaaatataccccagcgacttgagactggttttggctccagggtcacatattttgaagaatattggtaaccaaaccatttttgtttctattgatttccattgtatggtcaaaaaatacaatgaaagtaaatgggtaCTGAAATTGTTTGGGTGCCAATggtcttcaaaatatattttttagtaagtcatacaggtttggaacaacatgggggtgaataatgataaaattattattattattattattttttttttttttaccaatccTTGGTAAGGTGTCTGTTTTTAGATCAACCCTTGTGGGattcaaaacatttttggttACAATTTGTTCATAGCTTTAACCGCTACACCATACCAAAAAGGGAAATACTAGCTTTTCAAGAAATTTTGAGAGGAATATCAATGTTAGTGGCTCCTGCTAAAGAGAATTGAGCCATATCtacagaccagaatatcataaagATATGGGGTAATgtaaaaaatttagtttattttactgtGTGTTAACCTTCATGTTATCTTCcggtcattttgacccagagattaaaaaaaaaaaaaaatctacaaaatgctagttaatgttattgcattggtctaaaacttactgactttgctcacacaagGAACAACTTCCtccaaaaattttataatttttgtacttGTCAGATTTTCCCCCCAACTTGTTATAGtgcaataaatgtgtataaatttctcattatgctatattaataTCTGAGAAATTCACCTCAgttttttgagtgaacatttatttacagataatgcttttttcactcaGTAACTGAGGCCTACGACCAATCATtcccaaaaagaaatacaaaaacctgtgctaattgaaagaagaAAAGTTGACGAAAAGCTTGAATCTGCAGATTTGGTAATATGCAGCAAAAGCAATTTGTAAAAGGCTGTTGATTTTTGACTGGGAAGACAGAATTAGGTAAAGGCTTCTCAGCTCAGCACACAGGTTGATGGATATTTCGTTTAGGTTGTGTTTGTGAATCCCCATGTGCTTTCACTTGTAGGAACAGGCATCCTGGGTGTGCCGGTGTGAGGATCGGGTGGTGCAGCGGCTGGAGCAGGACTTCAAACTCACCCTCCAGCAGCAGAACTctctggagcagtgggcagcctggCTGGATGGTGTGGTCTCGCAGGTCTTAAAGCCGTACCAATCTAGCTCTGCCTTTCCAAAAGCAGCTAAACTCTTCCTGCTGAAATGGAGTTTTTACAGGTGAGCCTCGAAAGGCTGTCCCAACGTTAGGTTTGTGGACATCATAGGGAATTTGGCGGGAAGGACAAGAAGATGATGTGACGCATCAGTTCTGTTCTAAATCCTAGATCTACTATCTACAGTTGATACATTGCTCAATATTGAGTTTTTagttaaaaagttcaaaagtttgaggttggaaatattttaaatgctgttaagCCTTAAAACAATCTTAGAGGCAAAAACAGTTTGTAATAGTCTTGACGTTGTGTGCTAGGTTTTAGAAGAGAGTTGTAATGACTGTTGGAGCCACTAACTGTAATGTCAAATATGTTTCTCTCTATTACTCATCATGTCTTACCCAGCCCACTGCTCCCTTCTGGTTTTCACACTTCCTTTATCTTTTCTTTGTTCTCTCTTTAGCTCTATGGTGATCAGAGACCTGACCCTCCGCAGTGCCGCAAGCTTCGGCTCATTTCACCTAATCCGCCTGCTTTATGATGAGTACATGTACTATTTGATAGAGCACAGAGTTGCACAAGCCAAGGGTGAAACTCCGATTGCTGTCATGGGAGAGGTACAAACACAATCTTTATCTGATCTCTGACACACTTCTCATTTCAGTGTGTAAGACAAAGCAAAAGTGCGTCACTCCACTCATAACAGGATATTAAACTGAGGAACTGTAAAAGACAGATTCTGACTGTAGtgttttaaatttcataattctcTCTTTTGCTTCTTGTTTGCAAGTCTTGGTCGAAGTTTGAACCCACTTGATCCTGATAAAGGTTAGTagttttacacacaaacaccaaatacacaataaTCAAGTCGCAGCTT
Protein-coding regions in this window:
- the LOC109063318 gene encoding MHC class II regulatory factor RFX1-like isoform X1, with product MATPAYVRELQQTSQPQGGGVTPTSGQAATVTAASQQYLAELQTTGATPSADPPTGQTTPPPSQAQKSQAIALAPPAQAPPNQTQYVTAEIQSSPTQSSSQNTPQYIVVTVTEGSLHSSDSVSDSSPPAAVIQTGVPTQVVQQVQTSQQRSVVQATSQTMKTEPGTQLNVTSLQSVHLTQEVQQQLQQVPVQHVYTNQVQYVEGGDANYTTSTIRSSSFPYTETPLYTQTSAGQYYETTPASGSEAASPGTPLTVSVTTGTPGVSMFVAGTGQIVANPTTAAVTAVVAATGTASNGSGDSGGEANGSSGSYVIQGGYMLAGSGTGSSGNGHGYPHPTRASPATVSINEGEDNSVPSADKKLSSGPQVQWLLDNYETAEGVSLPRSTLYCHYLLHCQEQKLEPVNAASFGKLIRSVFMGLRTRRLGTRGNSKYHYYGLRIKASSSLLRLMEDQQHLAMRQQPFSQKQRWIHVLSFISCYQSLRFLCFSVWFCLPELKPVQKVEGITNGMSSGSGQQQQQQQQQSSGLSDISTQVQQYQQFLDASRALPEFPDVDLQGRALPEGIELEHLKNFQLLYREHCEAILDVMVNLQFPLVETLWKTFWRFSESQTGDSATLAVHDESEKRLPKSCLVLLCKYDPVLRWSRDCDNTLYQGLVEMLIPDVLRPIPSALTQAIRNFAKSLESWLTNAMMNIPEEMVRVKVTSASAFAQTLRRYTSLNHLAQAARAVLQNTAQINQMLSDLNRVDFANVQEQASWVCRCEDRVVQRLEQDFKLTLQQQNSLEQWAAWLDGVVSQVLKPYQSSSAFPKAAKLFLLKWSFYSSMVIRDLTLRSAASFGSFHLIRLLYDEYMYYLIEHRVAQAKGETPIAVMGEFASLGRSLNPLDPDKEEEEEEEEDSDDECQELSLQSDGGAIGDESLEPPAKLARTDQRVLFTTGSMDN
- the LOC109063318 gene encoding MHC class II regulatory factor RFX1-like isoform X2; this encodes MATPAYVRELQQTSQPQGGGVTPTSGQAATVTAASQQYLAELQTTGATPSADPPTGQTTPPPSQAQKSQAIALAPPAQAPPNQTQYVTAEIQSSPTQSSSQNTPQYIVVTVTEGSLHSSDSVSDSSPPAAVIQTGVPTQVVQQVQTSQQRSVVQATSQTMKTEPGTQLNVTSLQSVHLTQEVQQQLQQVPVQHVYTNQVQYVEGGDANYTTSTIRSSSFPYTETPLYTQTSAGQYYETTPASGSEAASPGTPLTVSVTTGTPGVSMFVAGTGQIVANPTTAAVTAVVAATGTASNGSGDSGGEANGSSGSYVIQGGYMLAGSGTGSSGNGHGYPHPTRASPATVSINEGEDNSVPSADKKVQWLLDNYETAEGVSLPRSTLYCHYLLHCQEQKLEPVNAASFGKLIRSVFMGLRTRRLGTRGNSKYHYYGLRIKASSSLLRLMEDQQHLAMRQQPFSQKQRWIHVLSFISCYQSLRFLCFSVWFCLPELKPVQKVEGITNGMSSGSGQQQQQQQQQSSGLSDISTQVQQYQQFLDASRALPEFPDVDLQGRALPEGIELEHLKNFQLLYREHCEAILDVMVNLQFPLVETLWKTFWRFSESQTGDSATLAVHDESEKRLPKSCLVLLCKYDPVLRWSRDCDNTLYQGLVEMLIPDVLRPIPSALTQAIRNFAKSLESWLTNAMMNIPEEMVRVKVTSASAFAQTLRRYTSLNHLAQAARAVLQNTAQINQMLSDLNRVDFANVQEQASWVCRCEDRVVQRLEQDFKLTLQQQNSLEQWAAWLDGVVSQVLKPYQSSSAFPKAAKLFLLKWSFYSSMVIRDLTLRSAASFGSFHLIRLLYDEYMYYLIEHRVAQAKGETPIAVMGEFASLGRSLNPLDPDKEEEEEEEEDSDDECQELSLQSDGGAIGDESLEPPAKLARTDQRVLFTTGSMDN
- the LOC109063318 gene encoding MHC class II regulatory factor RFX1-like isoform X3 encodes the protein MATPAYVRELQQTSQPQGGGVTPTSGQAATVTAASQQYLAELQTTGATPSADPPTGQTTPPPSQAQKSQAIALAPPAQAPPNQTQYVTAEIQSSPTQSSSQNTPQYIVVTVTEGSLHSSDSVSDSSPPAAVIQTGVPTQVVQQVQTSQQRSVVQATSQTMKTEPGTQLNVTSLQSVHLTQEVQQQLQQVPVQHVYTNQVQYVEGGDANYTTSTIRSSSFPYTETPLYTQTSAGQYYETTPASGSEAASPGTPLTVSVTTGTPGVSMFVAGTGQIVANPTTAAVTAVVAATGTASNGSGDSGGEANGSSGSYVIQGGYMLAGSGTGSSGNGHGYPHPTRASPATLSSGPQVQWLLDNYETAEGVSLPRSTLYCHYLLHCQEQKLEPVNAASFGKLIRSVFMGLRTRRLGTRGNSKYHYYGLRIKASSSLLRLMEDQQHLAMRQQPFSQKQRWIHVLSFISCYQSLRFLCFSVWFCLPELKPVQKVEGITNGMSSGSGQQQQQQQQQSSGLSDISTQVQQYQQFLDASRALPEFPDVDLQGRALPEGIELEHLKNFQLLYREHCEAILDVMVNLQFPLVETLWKTFWRFSESQTGDSATLAVHDESEKRLPKSCLVLLCKYDPVLRWSRDCDNTLYQGLVEMLIPDVLRPIPSALTQAIRNFAKSLESWLTNAMMNIPEEMVRVKVTSASAFAQTLRRYTSLNHLAQAARAVLQNTAQINQMLSDLNRVDFANVQEQASWVCRCEDRVVQRLEQDFKLTLQQQNSLEQWAAWLDGVVSQVLKPYQSSSAFPKAAKLFLLKWSFYSSMVIRDLTLRSAASFGSFHLIRLLYDEYMYYLIEHRVAQAKGETPIAVMGEFASLGRSLNPLDPDKEEEEEEEEDSDDECQELSLQSDGGAIGDESLEPPAKLARTDQRVLFTTGSMDN
- the LOC109063318 gene encoding MHC class II regulatory factor RFX1-like isoform X4; the encoded protein is MATPAYVRELQQTSQPQGGGVTPTSGQAATVTAASQQYLAELQTTGATPSADPPTGQTTPPPSQAQKSQAIALAPPAQAPPNQTQYVTAEIQSSPTQSSSQNTPQYIVVTVTEGSLHSSDSVSDSSPPAAVIQTGVPTQVVQQVQTSQQRSVVQATSQTMKTEPGTQLNVTSLQSVHLTQEVQQQLQQVPVQHVYTNQVQYVEGGDANYTTSTIRSSSFPYTETPLYTQTSAGQYYETTPASGSEAASPGTPLTVSVTTGTPGVSMFVAGTGQIVANPTTAAVTAVVAATGTASNGSGDSGGEANGSSGSYVIQGGYMLAGSGTGSSGNGHGYPHPTRASPATVQWLLDNYETAEGVSLPRSTLYCHYLLHCQEQKLEPVNAASFGKLIRSVFMGLRTRRLGTRGNSKYHYYGLRIKASSSLLRLMEDQQHLAMRQQPFSQKQRWIHVLSFISCYQSLRFLCFSVWFCLPELKPVQKVEGITNGMSSGSGQQQQQQQQQSSGLSDISTQVQQYQQFLDASRALPEFPDVDLQGRALPEGIELEHLKNFQLLYREHCEAILDVMVNLQFPLVETLWKTFWRFSESQTGDSATLAVHDESEKRLPKSCLVLLCKYDPVLRWSRDCDNTLYQGLVEMLIPDVLRPIPSALTQAIRNFAKSLESWLTNAMMNIPEEMVRVKVTSASAFAQTLRRYTSLNHLAQAARAVLQNTAQINQMLSDLNRVDFANVQEQASWVCRCEDRVVQRLEQDFKLTLQQQNSLEQWAAWLDGVVSQVLKPYQSSSAFPKAAKLFLLKWSFYSSMVIRDLTLRSAASFGSFHLIRLLYDEYMYYLIEHRVAQAKGETPIAVMGEFASLGRSLNPLDPDKEEEEEEEEDSDDECQELSLQSDGGAIGDESLEPPAKLARTDQRVLFTTGSMDN
- the LOC109063318 gene encoding MHC class II regulatory factor RFX1-like isoform X5, which gives rise to MSVGWETDMVSYTSAPVPDVQTYFYEMPSAHSVQQQLQQVPVQHVYTNQVQYVEGGDANYTTSTIRSSSFPYTETPLYTQTSAGQYYETTPASGSEAASPGTPLTVSVTTGTPGVSMFVAGTGQIVANPTTAAVTAVVAATGTASNGSGDSGGEANGSSGSYVIQGGYMLAGSGTGSSGNGHGYPHPTRASPATVSINEGEDNSVPSADKKLSSGPQVQWLLDNYETAEGVSLPRSTLYCHYLLHCQEQKLEPVNAASFGKLIRSVFMGLRTRRLGTRGNSKYHYYGLRIKASSSLLRLMEDQQHLAMRQQPFSQKQRWIHVLSFISCYQSLRFLCFSVWFCLPELKPVQKVEGITNGMSSGSGQQQQQQQQQSSGLSDISTQVQQYQQFLDASRALPEFPDVDLQGRALPEGIELEHLKNFQLLYREHCEAILDVMVNLQFPLVETLWKTFWRFSESQTGDSATLAVHDESEKRLPKSCLVLLCKYDPVLRWSRDCDNTLYQGLVEMLIPDVLRPIPSALTQAIRNFAKSLESWLTNAMMNIPEEMVRVKVTSASAFAQTLRRYTSLNHLAQAARAVLQNTAQINQMLSDLNRVDFANVQEQASWVCRCEDRVVQRLEQDFKLTLQQQNSLEQWAAWLDGVVSQVLKPYQSSSAFPKAAKLFLLKWSFYSSMVIRDLTLRSAASFGSFHLIRLLYDEYMYYLIEHRVAQAKGETPIAVMGEFASLGRSLNPLDPDKEEEEEEEEDSDDECQELSLQSDGGAIGDESLEPPAKLARTDQRVLFTTGSMDN